From the Ilumatobacteraceae bacterium genome, the window GCCCGGGAGACCAAGCGGGCGCGCTTGCTGGCATTGGGCAATCCGATCGCCAACCGGTCGGACCCCGTTCGGGTGGCAGAGGAGATGGCGATGATCGATGTCATCTCGGGTGGGCGACTCGAGGCCGGTCTGGTCCGGGGCGTGCCCATGGAAATCTCGGCGCAGAACTCCAACCCGGTCGACATGAAGGAACGCTTCTGGGAAGCGGCGGATCTCATCGTGCGGGCGTGGGAGACCCACGACGGGCCCTTTTCGTGGGAAGGCAAGTACTTCCATCATCGCCAGGTGAACATCTGGCCGCGCCCGTACCAGCAGTCCGGCCTGCCGGTCTGGATCCCGACGCAGAGCACGTCGACCGCGATCGAGGCAGCAGAACGTGGCTACACCCTGGCGACGATCCTCAATGGCATGAAGGGCTGCAAGCGGATCTTCGATGCGTACCGCTCGCGGTCAGAGGAGATCGGGACCACCGTCGGCCCTGACAAGCTCGCGTATCTCGGGCTCGTGTACGTCGGGGAGACCGAGCGCGAAGCCCTCGATGGCGGTCGTCGCCTGCAGTGGTACCTCCAGAACAACAAGGTGGCCGATCAGTTCATGAACGTACCCGGCTACCTCGACGTCCACGCTCGGGCCTCGATGCTGCGCGACGCCGCTCACGGCCGAGCGCCACGGTCACCGCTGGCCGATGTGATCGATTCGTCCGTCGAGGACCTGGTCGACGCCGGCCTCTTCTTCGTCGGTACCCCCGAGCAGGTCGTCGAGCAGGTGATCCGCTTCCACGGAGCAGTCGGCGGTTTCGACCACTTCCTGGCGATGGTGCAGGCCGGGACGATGGCCACCGACATGGTGAACCGGAGCATGGGGTTGTTCGCCGAAGAAGTACTCCCACGGCTCCGACGGGAGTTCACCCCGTCGTCCGACCTCGCGGGTGCGGCTGCAGCACGATGACCGGTTCACCGCGCTGTTTCGTCATCGGTCTCGGGAACATGGGGGCAGCGATCGGTGAGCGTCTCGCAAGCACCGGTGCCGACGTGGTCGGCGTCGACATGTCGGCCGATGCCCGTGGCGTCTTCGAGGCAGCGACAGCTTGCCCGACGTTCGAGCGATGGGACCCGGCGACCGCGTCGCCGGGTGATCGGGTGATGATCCTGGTGCGGACGCCGGCGCAGGCGCGAGCCGTGCTGCAGGAGCTCGACGAATCCGGGCTCGAACTCATCGCCTATGTGATGACGACGCTCGACGTCGTCGCCGCCCGGGAACTCGCCGACGCCGGTCGAGGCGCCGTGCGCGTCGTCGAAGCCCCGCTGTCCGGTGGCCGTTCCGGCGCCATCGACGGCTCGTTGACGATGATGATCGCGGGGCCGGTCACCGACGACGACCGAGCGTTCCTGCTCGGACACATCGCCGGCCATGTCGTCGACTTCGAGCACTACGGCCAGCCCAACGCCGCCAAGTTGCACAACAACGTCCTGGCCGCCTACCACGCACGGGCCCATGCAGAGGTCCTGTTGGTCGGCGAGCGCAACGGGATCGACATCGAGCGCCTCGATCAAGTACTCAATCACTCGTCCGGCGCGAGCTGGATGGGGGAGCACCTCGCGGTGGTCGTCGATGATCTGCTCGACAAGGACGTCGCGCTCTTCGCCGAGTCGTTCGGCGCCCCGCCCGCGATAACGATCGGTGCCGACTCCGATCTCGCAGCAGCGCTGGCGACAGCACGAGAACGTCTGACCGGACCCGACACCGATCGTGCCCGAACCCGCCCCGATGGAAGCACCCATGCGGGATGACGCACGGGTAGCCGTGGTGACCGGCGCCGGGTCCGGGCTCGGCCGCTCCGTCGCACACGAACTCGGCGCCTCGGGGTTCAGCGTGTTCTGTCTCGACGTCGACGGTGACCGTGCGACGAAGACCGCGGACGAACTGGGCGAGAGTGGGATCGCGGTCCAGTGCGACGTCGCCGACGAGACCTCCGTCGTCGCTGCCGCCACATGGCTGACCGAGCAGGTGGCCGGTGTCGACGCGTTGATCAACGTTGCCGGCGTCGCGTCCATGTCGCGCACCGAGGACGTCTCGCTCGACGAGTGGCAGCGGATCTTGAACGTCAACCTCACCGGAACGTTCCTGGTCACCCAGCGGCTGCTCCCGCTGCTGCTCGATCGCCGCGGGTGCGTCGTCAACGTCGCATCGGTTGCCGGCTTGCGCGGATGGCGTCACATGGCGGCCTACGCGGCATCGAAGGGTGGCGTCGTGGCACTGAGCCGGTCGTTGGCGGTCGAGTACGGGCATCGCGGAGTTCGCGTCAACTGTGTCTGTCCAGGCGGTATCGACACGCCGCTCGCCGCACATCTCGAACGTCCGACCGATACCGGACCGGCGGACCGGGCGCGGCCACTCGTCGAGCCGGCGGTCGCCTCACCCGACGAGATCGCCAAGACGATCGCGTTCCTCGTGTCGCCGGCAGCCCGGTTCATCGTGGGCGCCGACATCGTGATCGACGGCGGTGTTCTCGCATGAACTCCGCCGTGTTGTCCGCGACCGGGTGCATCGATGCCACCCCCGTGCCCGAGTCGACGTCCGACTGTGTGTCACGAACGAACGACGACATGGCCGGTGCATTCGCCGACGCGATGAACCCGACGACGAGCCCAGGAGGCCGATTGCAGTGATCTTTTCGATGATCTTCGAAGCGCAGCTCATGGATGCTGATCCGGAGGGCGAACGACGTGTGCTCCACGAGTGCCTCGAACAGGCGTTGCTCGCGGAGGAACTCGGTTTCGATCGGATCTGGGCCGTCGAGCACCATGCGCTGGTGCAGTACGCGCACATGAGCGCACCCGAGATCTTCTTGAGTTTCGTCGCGGCGCGGACGTCCAGGATCCGTATCGGCCATGGCGTCGTGTGCGTGCCGTTCCGGTACAACCATCCGGTCAGGGTTGCCGAGCGCGCCGCAACCTTGGACATTCTCTCCGGAGGTCGTGTCGACGTCGGGGTGGGCCGGGGCGCGACGCCGCGGGAGACGGGTACGTTCGGGATCGAAGCCGAGGAGACGCAGCCGCAGCTCGAGGATTCGCTGCGCATGCTGCCGGGAATATGGACCAACAAGGAATTCTCGTACCAGAGCGATCTGATCGAGATGCCGCTGCGAGAGATCGTTCCCAAGCCGCTGCAGTCGCCGCATCCGCCGCTCTTCATGGCCTGCACCAAGGAATCAACCCTCAATCTCGCCGGCAAGCTCGGCGTCGGAGCGCTGGCGTTGGGATTCGCCGGCCCGGACGACATCGCGGAGAAGAACAAGGTGTACCGGGCCGCAGTGGCGGAACGGGACCCGGCCGACGTGGTCGGGTCCTTCCCGGTCGACCATTTCTCGGCGCTGTGCCCGGCGATCGTGCTCGACGACGACGATCTCGCGCGTGAGATCGGGTTCCGGGGCCAGCGGTTCTTCAGGGAGTCGTTGAACCAGTGGGCGCGCGACGCTCCGGCCCCGGACCCGGCCGACTACTCCGGTGACAACGAGGCCGAAATTCGGCGAACGAGGGAAGACCTCGAGTTGCAGTTCGGTTCGGAGGTCGTGCAGATGGAGGATCCCACGATGATGCGCGATGCCGAACAGAAGGCGGGGTTGCACCTGGTGCGCACCGATCAGGCCTACGGCGATGTCGACCACTGCATCCAGCAGGTGCAACGCCTGGCCGATGCCGGCGCCGATGAGATCATGTTCCTGATTCAGATGGGCACCGTGCCCCAGGAGGTCTGCCTCGAGACGATCCGCAACATCGGGTACCACGTGATCCCGCACTTCCGGGACGGTTCGTCGGGACCGTCGAGAGGTTCCGGCGTGGGTGTTGCCTGATGCGCTTGCTCTGCAAGCTGTGCACTCGCTAACATATTAATCGATCAAATGATTTCACCGGACGCACCGGTGGACTTCTCAGAGGGGGAAAGATGACGAACTTCAGGTCAGGTCGACCCGTGAACACGTCCAAGAGAGTGGTGGCTGCTCTGGCGGCGCTCACGCTGGTCACTGCAGCATGTGGTGGCGACGACGACGACGCCGAAGAACCGGCAGCCGAAGAACCGGCAGCCGAGGAACCGGCAGCCGAAGAACCGGCAGCCGAAGACACCGGCGAAGAGACTGCGGGTGAAGAACCCGCGGCCGAAGAACCGTCGGCCGACGAACCTGCAGGAGATGAGCTGGACCTCGGACGTTCGGTCATCATTGCTTCCATCGAGCCGATGACCGGCTCGAACATCCTGACCCAGTACATCAACGGTGTGCGGATGGCGGTCGACGACATCAACGCAGCCGGCGGTATCGGTGGTTATCCGATCGAGTTCAAGGAGTACGACAACAAGCTCGACGCT encodes:
- a CDS encoding LLM class flavin-dependent oxidoreductase, which translates into the protein MFRTWVFTEMPYPYTPPAETYDSVRVTLPSRHYDPETGRELFHRYYDIYRRADELGLDIMVNEHHSTATCVEPSAPISLGVLARETKRARLLALGNPIANRSDPVRVAEEMAMIDVISGGRLEAGLVRGVPMEISAQNSNPVDMKERFWEAADLIVRAWETHDGPFSWEGKYFHHRQVNIWPRPYQQSGLPVWIPTQSTSTAIEAAERGYTLATILNGMKGCKRIFDAYRSRSEEIGTTVGPDKLAYLGLVYVGETEREALDGGRRLQWYLQNNKVADQFMNVPGYLDVHARASMLRDAAHGRAPRSPLADVIDSSVEDLVDAGLFFVGTPEQVVEQVIRFHGAVGGFDHFLAMVQAGTMATDMVNRSMGLFAEEVLPRLRREFTPSSDLAGAAAAR
- a CDS encoding NAD(P)-binding domain-containing protein, with protein sequence MTGSPRCFVIGLGNMGAAIGERLASTGADVVGVDMSADARGVFEAATACPTFERWDPATASPGDRVMILVRTPAQARAVLQELDESGLELIAYVMTTLDVVAARELADAGRGAVRVVEAPLSGGRSGAIDGSLTMMIAGPVTDDDRAFLLGHIAGHVVDFEHYGQPNAAKLHNNVLAAYHARAHAEVLLVGERNGIDIERLDQVLNHSSGASWMGEHLAVVVDDLLDKDVALFAESFGAPPAITIGADSDLAAALATARERLTGPDTDRARTRPDGSTHAG
- a CDS encoding SDR family NAD(P)-dependent oxidoreductase, coding for MRDDARVAVVTGAGSGLGRSVAHELGASGFSVFCLDVDGDRATKTADELGESGIAVQCDVADETSVVAAATWLTEQVAGVDALINVAGVASMSRTEDVSLDEWQRILNVNLTGTFLVTQRLLPLLLDRRGCVVNVASVAGLRGWRHMAAYAASKGGVVALSRSLAVEYGHRGVRVNCVCPGGIDTPLAAHLERPTDTGPADRARPLVEPAVASPDEIAKTIAFLVSPAARFIVGADIVIDGGVLA
- a CDS encoding LLM class flavin-dependent oxidoreductase, which codes for MIFEAQLMDADPEGERRVLHECLEQALLAEELGFDRIWAVEHHALVQYAHMSAPEIFLSFVAARTSRIRIGHGVVCVPFRYNHPVRVAERAATLDILSGGRVDVGVGRGATPRETGTFGIEAEETQPQLEDSLRMLPGIWTNKEFSYQSDLIEMPLREIVPKPLQSPHPPLFMACTKESTLNLAGKLGVGALALGFAGPDDIAEKNKVYRAAVAERDPADVVGSFPVDHFSALCPAIVLDDDDLAREIGFRGQRFFRESLNQWARDAPAPDPADYSGDNEAEIRRTREDLELQFGSEVVQMEDPTMMRDAEQKAGLHLVRTDQAYGDVDHCIQQVQRLADAGADEIMFLIQMGTVPQEVCLETIRNIGYHVIPHFRDGSSGPSRGSGVGVA